Part of the Triplophysa rosa linkage group LG21, Trosa_1v2, whole genome shotgun sequence genome is shown below.
cacaatagtcAACTAAATGAACCAGTCTtattaaatgagcaaagctcatttgctgtggttcactgagctttaAATTATTCACTGTTCTTTTATATtcactagtgactgaaaagtttcaACAGAAAAGAAATTGAATGTACtcggatgcaaaacaaacaatattcacctgaacagccgtgaaacggCTAATATAGCTCTTGTACTGCGACTCTTCAGCGCCTcactgtgctgataacgaaaccgAGCCTCCTCTGCgccgtaatgccgcaactgcagttacacaTGACAGTCTGTTGAATACACgcattgttttttgtgaagacacccgacataattttggcgagagtctgaggcggcacaaaatttgacggaggcggccgcctccaatttctttatgcaggaaaaaccctgctatACAGccatctgtttgaaacataacattgcatgttactttatgtttgtttgttgccTGTTGacttatttatatagcacatttaaaagcaactcatgttgaccaaagtgctttccaataaaacagcataaaaataaattatgtactTCACTTGGGTTGAAATCAAATGTTATTAAGCTGGCATTTCCACAAAATCATACCTGATTAcgtaaattataaatcattattataagagCATGATTGTGAATGGATATTTTTACATACTTCAAAGAAGTTCAATATCTGATTTGTGGGGGGTGGCAAAAAGCAGCTTTGGAGCCTTTTAGAAGTATTTAGAAGTTTCAAAATTatctatataatattatattatattatattctacaatataatataattaaaagtagcaaaattctctctctctctccaccgcTCAAGATATACAGATCAAGGCCTGACCGCCCAATCCCCCCCCcctttagattattttaaacatctcaataTTTAACACACTAacttttatgtaaagcactttgaatggcccttgtgtatgaaatgtgctatataaataaacttgccttgcctaacAAGCTGGTGATTAAATCAGGTGTTTTACAGAAGGAGACTTAGAAAATATTCTGAGCAAGAGGATGTGAGTGACAACTTCCTATAAAAGACATCTGCCTCTTTATGATGTGATGTTGTTGGAGCATTTGTGGTTTTTGCTCTGTTGCTGAGGCAGATGGGAGTTCACTCTACAGaacctctcactctctctctccctctctctctctctctctttctcccccctctttctctctctctcgctctctctctctctctctctctctctctctctctctctctctctctctctctctctctctctctctctctctctctctctctctctctctctctctctctctctctctctctctctctctccctctctctccctctctctccctctctctctctctctctttctcccccctctttctctctctctcgctctctctctctctctctctctctcttaatgCTCTAATGAGTAGGATAATGAGGTGAGAGATGGGGCTGGGGAGAAAGTTaatatctcctctttgctccgcctctctgaaacgcacagatttttaacaaagctcatggctctgaaaagcaaggtgtgctatgattggccagttaaccagtgcgtagtgattggtggaatactgcaagtgtgtgagggaaatgtaacacctcttaccatatttggaacatcaggttccaaagcaattgtactgacaggtacgcccaccttacttgcgtatacatttgggcggtcttagtcaactcataccaccaactgacgtagatttgtgggggtgtggctacacgaggcgtttcaggcaggtctgggtgagcactCGCTTTTAGAtcgaatgcatcttttgttcccacactttcatttttgcaattttacgtgtctaatacatgcatgggcaacttataacacaccaaagacacagaaaaacacacacttccaccatatgacccctttaaagtgcttTTGTGCTGTTGTCAGACACATGCTGTCATCTCCAGAGAGACTCACAAAGCGTTTGTGCTTCCCTCTGCTGGTCGTAATGTTACATTACAGTAGCTTTCTAGTAATAGTAGTAAATATAGTACATTAGTCAAATGGACTTATTTGGTGTTTTGCGATAGGTTGACTGCCgtgtttacttctgtttgtGTTGTGCACAGGTGTCTATATCCTCATTGCAGCTGGGGGTCTGGTGATGCTGGTGGGCTTCTTTGGATGCTGCGGTGCCGTGAGGGAGTCTCAGTGCCTTCTGGGATTGGTGAGCACTGATTTCCATTTTTAAGTCATGCTTTTTTGTGAGCTAATACGACGTGGTGCAGGGTAGTTTCGAGTTTCAGTTTTGTCTAGAATGCCTTAAATCTGTGATGGTTAAAACATGTCTGTGTTCTTTCTTCGAAAGtatctttttaaaaagtatttctgtaaattACACCAGACTTTCAGAAATATGCCCTGGTTCACCTCAGTCACTTCAACTTCATTCATTTTAACACACTAAGATGGAATAAACATGGATAGTTTACCCATAAAGGTAAACGTTTAGTTGAAATCGTAATTGTAACTTCAAAATATAACTTCGTTAAATTGGCTTTATATGAGTAATGACTAATTTCCCGTTTGTCTTCTGTCTTTCAGTTTTTCGCTTGTCTGCTGACCATCTTCGGAGCAGAAGTTGCAGCAGGCGTGTTCGGCTTCCTAAATAAAGACAAGGTATTTTTGTTTGAATGGAAATGATCATGTTGATTCAGACTTAATAAACCAAtcacacacaaatgtaaattccGTCATATATTTGTCAACAATCCTACATGGTTGTATTAGGATCATTGTGATGCAAGATGTTATTTCTTTATCATTTCAGATAATTGAGGAAGTAAAGACTTACTACGACAATTCTGCGAAAGACTCTAACGACAACAATACAATCATCCAGTCCTACCACAGAGTTGTGAGTTTCGCATGTTTACGTCTGACTCTGTGGGTCCCATCAAACTGAATAAGAAAGAGTGGGAACATTTTACTTAAAGCATAAAatataatgctttataaaagtagttttaatgtgacttttaattagggatgtaacaatattatcgatatcgtgttatcgcaatagcgaaattgtctcaatattatcgtggtcatatgactgtatgaaacaatAGGTCTTCTGGGTGGTTTCTtggcttaagccaggactaggccttggttaaattaggatatgcaagtcaatttaaaaaaacataaaaaaatcttaagaCAAAACAGTCACACTGAtattttttaagatatgtcagtgtaagtTGCTTTCGATCTAGACACCTCTAACGTTTAAGTTAGTATAGGGCTTAAGCcgtgtccgggaaaccgcccccaaaacacttatcaattcattgttacactttgcatttttaatttggttacgattatttacaacaacatttaatgtattacaacacacattataaacaattataatgcatcataccctttaataaccctttataatgcattatactgtacataaaggctttaagtaaagtgttacaaaGAGttcaaaaaatgtgtaaaatgcaaatgaaattgATCATAATGTTGCAGCACAAGAGGCCTTTTCTTGTGTCTGATACGCACTGTACGCCCTTTAGTGCAGAATTCGGAAAATGCATGAAAGGAAATAAGGTCGCACACAGTCTAGTTAACCCCTAACAGATCTCTGATGAACTTCATGGTTTCAGCAATATTGAATGAACTGTGTATTATGGTTACTGTATATACTTAACTAACTTAACTAAGAatgaatcatttcatttttatcttttcttattttgtgttctctcTTTGGCAGTTAAACTGTTGCGGTTCACCCTCAACAAGCTCCAGTTTGTGTCAAGACATCGCATCAAACCAGGTTAAATCTTACTAATCAGCAATGTGTATTTGCCTCCTGTATTAATCATTAAAGTGATCCAAGTTACTCCAGTGGGTTAGTAAATGTCTTCTGAGAAACTgattaatataaaaaagatattaCTGGTTCTCATTCACTCTCTgttatttcttattaaaatATGCCCAGCTGATAAAAGGAAGTCACTTAGTCGTTAGGTTGGTAAAGTAATATATCAAAAAAGCAATATGTCAAAAAaagtaatacaataaataacaatttgattaaagtcccagtgtataaaatttacctccctttcaaaacactacggtggctgacacagaactaaggaTGTCGTCACGTTCTtgtttctttgccgaaggagataatgtattttacgaaatgcgctctgtaaagtttgtccgtttagggctactgtagaaacaacatggtgaattccatgtaaggggacccgcggtgtatgtacactgaccaaaattataaacgcaacacttttgtttttgcccccatttttcatgagctgaactcaaagatctaagactttttctatgtgcACAAagggcctatttctctcaaatattgttcacaaatctgtctaaatctgtgttagtgagcacttctcctttgccgagataatccatccacctcacaggtgtggcatatcaagatgctgattagacagcatgattattgcacaggtgtgccttaggctggccacaataaaaggccactctaaaatgtgcagttttactgtattgtgGGTGTCcggggggtccgaaaaccagtcagtatctggtgtgaccaccatttgcctcatgcaatgcaacacatctccttctcatagagttgatcaggttgttgattgtggcctgtggaatgttggtccactcctcttcaatggctgggtTAGGGTTATGGCTCACCCACACGATGCCAtgctgtctgccatctgccctgtacagtgaaaaccggatttcatccgtgaagagaacacctctccaaagtcccacacgccatcgaatgtgagcatttgcccactcaagtcggttacgatgacgaactgcagtcaggtcgagaccccgatgaggacgacgagcatgcagatgagcttccctgagacggtttctgacagtttgtgcagaaattctttggttatgcaaaccgattgttgcagcagctgtccgggtggctggtctcatatgatcttggaggtgaagatgctgaatgtggaggtcctgggctggtgtggttacacgtggtctgcggttgtgaggccggttggatgtactgccaaatcctctgaaacgcctttggagacggcttatggtagagaaatgaacattcaattcacgggcaacagctctggtggacattcctgcagtcagcatgccaattgcacgtTCCCTTTAAAGCTTGcaacatctgtggcattgtgctgtgtgataaaactgcacattttagagtggccttttattgtggccagcctaaggcacacctgtgcaataatcatgctgtctaatcagcatcttgatatgctacacctgtgaggtggatggattatctcagcaaaggagaagtgctcactaacacagatttagacagatattgtgaacaatatttgagagaaataggccctttgtgtacatagaaaaagtcttagatctttgagttcagctcatgaaaaatgggggcaaaaacaaaagtgttgcgtttataatttagGTCAGTGTAGAtcgaaatagctcattctatggtaacaaaaacataacgcttcattatgtaaagtctttatacacctctgaagacacaatatatacagtatattatattgcatttctgtcaatagatcctccaaaaaaataacattgcacctttaattttgattatgtttgattattgtttttattaaacaaattattttatgtattgttattaaatattaaacatttgtaGGGTCAATATAACCTcacacattaaattacattgCTAAAATTTGCACATAACAGGAGGTTAAACAACTTGAAAGGTTGTGAAAAGTCTTAGTGGTTTTcacctcatattcatataaacatGATACAGTGTGCatataataaatcattttcacTGTTTGTAGACAGTGAAGTGTGACGTGGCCATCGAGGAGTTTTTCAACGGTAAACTCTTCATCGTGGGATATGTAGGGATTGGAATTGCCGGTGTCATGGTAAAGGCTATTTTTCATACTAAtcgtttgtgtgtctgtgcgtctAAACTTTTACCACAAGACCAGCGACAAATTTGTTTTCATGTCACGCttgttttcatgtcacagatTATTGGCATGATCTTCAGTATGGTGCTGTGCTGTGCGATCCGGAACAGCAGGGATGTGATCTAGCACCCCACCTGGACTTGACCTTTCACCTTTGACACTTAAGCCGGACTTTCACATCCACATTCCGAATTTCAAGTGTTCCACTTCCACCCCATAAACTCAGGAGCAAAAAACATATCCACTTTGATATTTCAGTTCACCTCCCGATGGTTAGTCCAGCCTCGGTTATATTTACTTTATCACATTGCtggattgtatttatttatgcctGCTGGTTAGGTGCATATTACAAAACCAACAAAAATACGATGAGCCATTCTGTTGTTATGAAATATCTTTCACATAATCCAAATGTAGATGTGGATTTAAATGTAAGAGCCCCCCGATCAACTCTCCCTCCAAACCAAGAGCTTTGCATGGATCTACTGCTATTCCTGGCAGTTGCTGCGTGGCATCACATGTCAGATAAAAATATTATGTAATGTGAAGCTGGGGTCGTGTGGCATGCCTATGGCCAGTGGGTTTGATGGTAAAAACATACCTCTTACCCAGAGAAATGTTTATACACAAGCATGGTCTTCAAACCCAAAAAACATGCACTCACGTATTGCCAATTTAGAAAATTCGATTTAGAAAACATTTCATCCAGTTTTGTTCACCTCGTATTCTTTTCATCTTACAGTTCCTGTGTTTAGCAttaagagtcacacttacatcTTACTGACGTGATGACGTGATCAGGTTTCTGTTGTAGAGTTATCTGCAGTTCATCTGCAACCCCCCACTGATAATGGTACAGCCCGCTATTCTTGGGCTTCATGGAGGCTAATCTTCTTCTTCACATGTGGTGTAGAGTTGCCTGGTTATTTTACGTCTATAACTAAGTAAAGACTCTAGACTAAAGCACAGTGGCACACTGTGAAAACAAAAGGacagtaaacaaaacaaatcatgaATATATGAATTCATTAAACATGACTGTAAAATGCTTGATTCATTATACAATTGATTCATACAATTTCAAGCAGTGTTTTGCAGTGTGACAtgctttaattaattcaaaataatatatttttttatttatgtacaaCTGAACGCATATTAAGGCTGAAAGtgtccatttttttaaattaattgtaataGCAAAATCAGCCATCGATGTGTCTAGATACTTAAATGTGCTGATAGCACCACAGTGTTCAATTTGTGTACAAATCAATCTTCAAATGGCTTATTTATTGTTGTCTCATATATTAACGCTGCAATCTGTAATCTATGTTGGTTAAAAACAGACTGTAAAAAAAGTAGGACGACGCTTTCTTCCATTGTCATGAATTAAGCGTAAAACGTCCGATGATGGGCGCTGACATGTGACGTAAAAAAAGTTAAGAGCCTGGGCCTGCGCAAAATGAATCGTCAAACTTCTCATTTGACTGCCCTGTACCAAAGGCTTTCAAAAAGAAGGTAAATACAACAACTAACGACTTAATCGTTAGaaatcgaaaattaatcgttGGTTTTATCTTCAATCTCCTCTTGAAGCTCTGACAGTCCGAAGCTGTCAATCACAACTGTCATTCATAAGGACACACGCCGTTTTTATAGCATCAAATTACTAGATAAAATCAAACTTACCACAAAAACGAACAATTGACATATATCAGCGTGATAACAACTACCTTCAATGAGCAAAACCATCTTTCGTAAACTTTTATTAGAagtgtaatttattttttatcttgaCTGAAGTCCTATTCGTTTACATGGAGAGGGCGGTGTTTATGACCTGTACTGCATCCAACCACCAGGGGGTGATCAAAGAGCCCGCAGCTTCACTTTTCAGGacgtgttaaaaataaacaaaaattagtTATTGAGTATAAAAGGTCAGTGTTTAAAAGTGTCTCCTTACTCCAAATCACAATGATAAGCttacaataataatttattatttgagCTGTTGGGTACTATTTTTCGGGAAATGTCAGATGCCATTTGATTTCAATTCTAGTAACatg
Proteins encoded:
- the tspan2b gene encoding CD9 antigen, coding for MGKVEGGMKCVKYLLFVFNFMFWLMGSLVLAVGLWLRLDPNTVSLLGEGGPETFFIGVYILIAAGGLVMLVGFFGCCGAVRESQCLLGLFFACLLTIFGAEVAAGVFGFLNKDKIIEEVKTYYDNSAKDSNDNNTIIQSYHRVLNCCGSPSTSSSLCQDIASNQTVKCDVAIEEFFNGKLFIVGYVGIGIAGVMIIGMIFSMVLCCAIRNSRDVI